A region of [Bacteroides] pectinophilus DNA encodes the following proteins:
- the ppk1 gene encoding polyphosphate kinase 1 has translation MEDIRCYQNRELSWLKFNERVLEEAEDTDNPLCERLGFLSIFQSNLDEFYMVRVGSLHDMTLLKNEVRENKTQMTAKEQINAVLDETRRLTAKKDMIYADLMDVVRREGITLVRYQELTEQEQDFLERYFTQEILPLLSTIVVGKKQPFPFLVNKGLYAIALLGTKNDKGKIGIIPCNSGVFERMIEIPSRPDSFMLTEECILHFLPKVFEKYKIQSKALIRVTRNADIDADSIYDEDLNYREHMAEVVKLRRKLCPVRLEISREMDEKCIQSVCEQLGINEKQVFLYKSPLDFSFFSIIKDRLHSRPELFYPKRVPQRPQALEPGERLLDKVMNQDVLLSFPFESITPFLNMLHEAAESPDVVSIRMTLYRLAKHSKVVESLIEAAENGKQVDVLVELKARFDEENNIEWSRRLEDAGCHVIYGLDGLKVHSKLCQITRRCNGKITYITQIGTGNYNETTSRIYTDLSLVTTNEDIARDAANVFQALALGDTVDETSVLMVAPNCLQNKVIALIDRETEIAKSGRKAYIGLKLNSLTDRKIIDKLIEASQAGVTVEMVIRGICCLNAGVPGYTDNIRVISIVGRYLEHSRIYIFGEGEREQIYIASADFMTRNTVRRVEVAVPIIDDMIKLRIRELFISLLSDNVKAREQMPDGSYHHVTTGDTAYNSQEELFRMAYDNANHRELNENINISNN, from the coding sequence ATGGAAGATATCAGATGCTATCAGAACAGGGAGCTGTCATGGCTCAAATTTAACGAAAGAGTGCTTGAGGAAGCTGAGGATACAGACAATCCATTGTGTGAGAGGCTGGGCTTCCTGTCAATATTCCAGAGCAATCTGGATGAATTCTATATGGTGAGAGTAGGATCTCTTCATGATATGACACTTCTTAAGAATGAGGTGCGCGAGAATAAGACGCAGATGACGGCTAAGGAACAGATTAATGCTGTCCTGGATGAGACAAGACGTCTTACGGCAAAGAAGGATATGATATATGCTGACCTGATGGATGTGGTACGCCGTGAAGGAATTACACTCGTAAGATATCAGGAGCTTACAGAGCAGGAGCAGGATTTCCTTGAAAGGTACTTTACACAGGAGATACTGCCGCTTCTTTCTACGATTGTAGTAGGTAAAAAGCAGCCATTTCCTTTCCTCGTCAATAAAGGATTGTATGCAATTGCGCTTCTTGGCACGAAGAATGACAAAGGCAAGATAGGAATAATTCCATGTAATTCGGGCGTCTTTGAGAGAATGATAGAGATACCGTCAAGACCGGACAGCTTTATGCTTACTGAGGAGTGTATACTGCATTTTCTTCCAAAGGTATTTGAAAAATATAAAATTCAGTCCAAGGCACTGATAAGAGTAACACGTAATGCTGATATAGACGCAGACAGCATATATGACGAGGATCTTAATTATCGAGAGCATATGGCAGAGGTTGTTAAGCTCAGAAGAAAGCTATGTCCTGTAAGGCTTGAGATAAGCAGGGAAATGGACGAAAAATGTATTCAGAGCGTATGTGAGCAGCTTGGAATAAATGAAAAACAGGTATTTTTATATAAGAGTCCGCTCGACTTCTCATTTTTCTCAATAATTAAGGACAGGCTGCACAGCAGACCTGAACTGTTTTATCCGAAGCGTGTTCCGCAGAGGCCTCAGGCTCTTGAACCGGGAGAAAGGCTGCTTGATAAGGTTATGAACCAGGATGTGCTACTGTCTTTTCCGTTTGAGAGCATAACACCGTTTCTTAACATGCTGCATGAGGCTGCGGAGAGTCCGGATGTAGTGTCAATCAGGATGACATTATACAGACTTGCAAAACACAGCAAAGTTGTAGAAAGCCTTATAGAGGCAGCAGAGAACGGCAAGCAGGTAGATGTGCTTGTTGAACTTAAGGCCCGCTTTGATGAAGAGAACAATATCGAATGGTCAAGAAGGCTTGAAGATGCAGGATGCCATGTGATATATGGGCTGGACGGGCTTAAGGTACATTCAAAGCTCTGCCAGATAACAAGAAGATGTAATGGTAAGATAACATACATTACACAGATAGGCACAGGTAATTATAACGAGACAACATCAAGAATATATACAGATTTATCACTGGTCACGACGAATGAGGATATAGCAAGGGACGCTGCCAATGTATTCCAGGCACTGGCGCTTGGCGATACGGTTGATGAGACGTCAGTCCTCATGGTTGCTCCGAATTGTCTTCAGAACAAGGTAATTGCACTGATAGACAGAGAGACAGAGATTGCAAAAAGCGGCAGAAAAGCATATATAGGGCTGAAGCTGAATTCTCTTACTGATAGAAAGATAATAGACAAGCTGATTGAGGCATCACAGGCAGGTGTAACAGTCGAGATGGTAATACGCGGTATATGCTGTCTTAATGCAGGTGTTCCCGGATATACGGATAATATAAGAGTTATAAGTATAGTGGGGCGTTATCTTGAACATTCAAGAATATATATATTCGGCGAAGGAGAGAGAGAGCAGATATATATAGCTTCCGCAGATTTCATGACGCGTAATACCGTCAGGAGGGTAGAAGTCGCGGTCCCGATTATTGATGACATGATAAAGTTAAGAATCAGGGAACTGTTCATAAGCCTTTTGAGTGACAATGTCAAGGCGAGGGAGCAGATGCCTGACGGAAGCTATCATCATGTAACAACGGGAGATACTGCTTATAATTCTCAGGAGGAGCTCTTCAGAATGGCCTATGATAATGCAAATCATAGGGAGCTTAATGAAAATATCAATATTTCCAACAATTAA
- a CDS encoding beta-lactamase family protein, protein MNIMADNRSGFVLSTPEQEGISTDSVKRFLTRLENKHIPLHSFLLMRHGRLVSEVYYAPYDRNTMHRMFSITKSFTSIAIGCLVREGKISLDDKITDYFADKLPKSGAHPLLAMTTIRDMLRMASPYDKTTYKQFDMDDWVKTFFIAHPNHIPGTCFSYDTSASHTLAALVEKLTGMTMLDYLRSIFLDEIGFSKDAYAVKDPVGNTLGGSGLMCTPRDLLAVMSVVASGGVYDGKQLLPGEYLKEATSKQISTTAKAATYEESFGYGYQFWMTRHGGYACYGMGGQYAVYIPDKDIIYVTTADTQAVKDGTQEIYDAFWDEIYDNAGDGELEPLTDNRRKEYETFFAGRKLASVKNECTGDEVNKYTGGMKNISGQYAVDDNDIQFNGFDIEFRDDFGMLRLDIAGMDISLPFGMNYNIECGIPDDGKEYTAASSAGWTGRDTLLINAQIIDECVGNIIIQITFRHNDAVVMMLKHEENKFNEFSGFFCAHKA, encoded by the coding sequence ATGAATATCATGGCAGATAACAGAAGCGGATTTGTATTATCTACACCTGAACAGGAGGGGATATCTACTGATTCAGTTAAGAGATTTCTTACAAGGCTTGAGAACAAACACATACCGTTACACTCATTTCTTCTTATGAGACATGGCAGGCTGGTAAGCGAAGTGTACTACGCACCATATGACCGTAATACGATGCATAGGATGTTCTCAATAACAAAAAGCTTTACATCTATAGCAATAGGCTGCCTGGTCCGTGAAGGAAAGATATCGCTGGATGATAAGATAACAGACTATTTTGCGGATAAGCTTCCAAAAAGCGGTGCACATCCGCTGCTTGCAATGACAACCATCAGGGATATGCTGAGAATGGCATCACCGTATGATAAGACTACATACAAACAGTTTGATATGGATGACTGGGTGAAGACATTTTTTATTGCACATCCTAATCATATACCGGGTACATGCTTCTCATATGATACGTCAGCATCGCATACGCTTGCGGCTCTTGTGGAAAAGCTGACGGGTATGACAATGCTTGATTATCTGAGGAGTATTTTCCTGGATGAGATAGGATTTTCTAAGGATGCATACGCTGTTAAAGACCCTGTGGGCAATACGCTCGGAGGTTCCGGACTTATGTGTACTCCGAGAGATCTTCTGGCTGTTATGAGCGTGGTTGCGTCAGGAGGCGTATATGACGGAAAGCAGCTGCTTCCGGGAGAATATCTTAAAGAGGCAACTTCAAAACAGATTTCAACAACGGCAAAGGCAGCAACATACGAGGAGAGCTTCGGATACGGATATCAGTTCTGGATGACAAGACACGGTGGCTATGCATGTTACGGAATGGGCGGTCAGTATGCGGTATATATTCCAGATAAGGACATAATATATGTGACAACTGCCGATACGCAGGCAGTCAAAGATGGAACGCAGGAGATATATGATGCGTTCTGGGATGAGATATATGATAATGCAGGTGACGGAGAGCTTGAGCCGCTTACAGATAACCGTCGCAAAGAGTATGAAACATTCTTTGCAGGAAGAAAGCTTGCATCTGTAAAAAATGAATGTACAGGTGATGAGGTAAATAAATATACAGGCGGAATGAAGAATATAAGCGGTCAGTATGCCGTCGATGATAACGACATACAGTTCAATGGATTCGATATAGAGTTCAGGGATGATTTTGGAATGCTCAGGCTTGATATTGCCGGAATGGATATAAGCCTGCCATTCGGTATGAACTATAATATTGAATGCGGAATACCTGATGATGGTAAGGAGTATACTGCTGCGTCATCTGCCGGATGGACAGGAAGGGATACACTTCTTATTAATGCACAGATTATTGATGAATGTGTAGGCAATATAATTATCCAGATAACATTCAGACATAATGATGCTGTTGTGATGATGCTCAAGCATGAGGAGAACAAGTTTAATGAATTCAGCGGCTTTTTCTGCGCACATAAGGCGTGA
- a CDS encoding RNA degradosome polyphosphate kinase — translation MNYSDSGNFINRELSWMEFNSRVLAEARDKSIPLFERLKFLSITSSNLDEFVMIRVASLNDMVNAGYNKKDIAGLTPKQQLELISSKEHEFVNLQYSTLNRSLIPQLEKNNLIFVKSYEALDEKQNEFVDQYFMNEIYPVLTPMAVDSSRPFPLIRNKTLNLASLMRKKNGDKELEFATVQVPSVLPRIVEIPSSEKNKRMVILLEEIIEKNIQKLYLNYHVIATHPYRIMRNADFEIDEEEVADLLQEIQRQIKKRQWGEAIKLEVQDDMDKRLIKILKKNLNIADDDIYYINGPLDLTFLMKVYGLDGFEHLKHPKYTPQQLPELMDDADIFARIREHDILLHHPYDSFEHVVDFVRQAAKDDKVLAIKQTLYRVSGNSPIIASLAEAAESGKQVTVLVELKARFDEENNIIWAKKLEKAGCHVIYGLMGLKTHCKITLVVRREEDGIRRYVHLGTGNYNDSTAKLYTDLGLLTCANQIGEDATAVFNMISGYSEPIRWNKLALAPLWLRGRFMRLIDREIQNAKDGSQAHIMAKMNSLCDKEIIEKLYEASCAGVKIELIVRGICCLKPGIKGLSENITVRSIVGNFLEHARIFYFENGGNWEVYMASADWMPRNLDKRVEIMFPVEDEELKKKVLHVLEIQLADNEKAHIMQPDGSYEKIDRRGRKEVINAQEIFCEEAIRRNSEISKGRKTRTFKPRMGKE, via the coding sequence ATGAATTATTCGGATTCAGGAAATTTTATTAACCGTGAACTAAGCTGGATGGAATTTAACTCAAGAGTATTGGCAGAAGCAAGAGATAAGAGTATTCCATTGTTTGAAAGGCTGAAGTTTTTAAGCATAACGTCATCCAATCTGGATGAATTTGTAATGATACGTGTTGCATCACTTAATGACATGGTTAATGCCGGCTATAACAAAAAAGATATAGCAGGTCTTACACCTAAGCAGCAGCTTGAGCTTATCAGCAGCAAAGAGCATGAATTTGTTAATCTGCAGTATTCAACACTTAACAGATCGCTTATTCCGCAGCTTGAAAAAAATAATCTTATTTTTGTAAAAAGCTATGAAGCGCTTGATGAAAAACAGAATGAATTTGTCGACCAGTACTTTATGAATGAAATATATCCGGTTCTCACGCCGATGGCAGTCGATTCATCAAGACCGTTTCCGCTTATAAGGAATAAGACACTGAATCTGGCTTCACTTATGCGCAAAAAGAACGGAGATAAGGAACTTGAATTTGCAACGGTCCAGGTACCGTCGGTGCTTCCGAGAATTGTGGAGATTCCTTCATCTGAAAAGAATAAGAGAATGGTTATTCTGCTTGAAGAGATTATTGAGAAGAATATCCAGAAGCTTTATCTTAACTATCATGTAATAGCAACGCATCCATACAGAATTATGCGTAATGCTGATTTTGAGATTGATGAGGAAGAGGTTGCAGATCTCTTGCAGGAGATTCAGAGACAGATTAAGAAAAGACAGTGGGGCGAGGCAATCAAGCTTGAAGTTCAGGATGACATGGATAAAAGGCTCATTAAGATCCTGAAGAAGAATCTTAATATTGCGGATGATGACATTTATTATATAAATGGTCCGCTTGATCTGACATTTCTTATGAAGGTATACGGACTTGACGGATTCGAGCATCTGAAACATCCGAAGTATACGCCGCAGCAGCTTCCGGAGCTTATGGATGACGCAGACATATTTGCAAGAATCAGAGAGCATGACATACTGCTTCACCATCCGTATGATTCGTTTGAGCATGTTGTTGATTTTGTGAGACAGGCAGCAAAGGATGATAAGGTACTGGCAATCAAGCAGACGCTGTATCGTGTCAGCGGTAATTCACCTATAATAGCATCCCTTGCAGAGGCGGCGGAAAGTGGCAAGCAGGTTACGGTCCTTGTAGAGCTTAAGGCTAGATTTGATGAAGAGAATAATATAATATGGGCAAAGAAGCTTGAAAAAGCAGGATGCCACGTAATATACGGACTTATGGGACTTAAGACGCATTGCAAGATTACACTTGTTGTAAGGCGCGAAGAGGATGGTATACGCAGATATGTGCATCTTGGAACAGGTAACTACAATGATTCAACTGCCAAGCTGTATACGGACCTTGGTTTGCTTACGTGTGCCAACCAGATTGGTGAGGATGCGACCGCTGTATTCAATATGATTTCAGGATATTCCGAACCGATAAGATGGAATAAGCTTGCTCTTGCACCTCTGTGGCTGCGTGGAAGATTTATGAGGCTTATTGACAGAGAGATACAGAATGCAAAAGATGGCTCACAGGCGCACATAATGGCTAAGATGAATTCGCTTTGCGACAAAGAAATCATAGAGAAGCTGTATGAGGCGTCATGCGCCGGAGTTAAGATAGAGCTTATTGTCAGAGGTATATGCTGCCTCAAGCCTGGTATAAAGGGCTTAAGCGAGAATATAACAGTAAGGTCGATAGTGGGTAATTTTCTTGAGCATGCCAGAATATTCTACTTCGAGAATGGCGGTAACTGGGAAGTTTATATGGCAAGTGCAGACTGGATGCCGCGTAATCTGGACAAGAGAGTTGAGATTATGTTCCCGGTTGAGGATGAAGAGCTTAAGAAAAAGGTACTTCATGTTCTTGAGATACAGCTTGCCGATAATGAAAAAGCGCATATAATGCAGCCTGACGGTTCCTATGAAAAAATCGACAGAAGAGGCCGGAAGGAAGTTATTAACGCACAGGAGATATTCTGTGAAGAAGCAATCCGGAGAAACAGTGAGATTAGTAAGGGACGTAAGACAAGGACATTCAAACCGAGAATGGGGAAAGAATGA
- a CDS encoding HD domain-containing protein has protein sequence MSVTTFAAISIGSYEIELKIFEISPKTGIREIDRISHVIELGRDTYNKDKISFEMVDKLCGILYDFSYIMKGYKVKAYRACATSAIREAVNSKNVLDRVKVRTGLDIELLSNSEQRFISYKAFSMQDEIIEQAMNECTLLADIGSGSAQITLFNNGKLITTQNIRLGVLRVRELLARLAQNADKYRCILEEYIDNDLETFTKIFLEGYKVTNIVGTGENLSYIKLAGEDKKYVTKKEFAGIYDRIIGKSEDEIAQQLDIPQTHASLVTPGLMLFARLFAFTDAKRLWMPDVKLGDGLAVDYAQKSRLIKLKHNFNDDILSATRQIAERYQCNVPHTRFVEKAALGIFDAMKKLHGLGERERLILQLAAIMHDSGKFVSLMYPSEAGYDIIMASEIIGISHEERETVAKIIKYNTRDFDYRQMNLTQSKLTAMLRLANALDRSHKQKMSDLKISLEGDELIIATSTYEDITLEYGLFKEKTELFEEIYGVRPVLRQRKNTR, from the coding sequence ATGTCTGTAACAACATTTGCAGCAATAAGTATCGGGTCTTATGAAATTGAACTGAAGATATTCGAGATATCTCCCAAGACAGGAATACGTGAGATTGACCGTATATCACACGTTATTGAGCTTGGACGTGACACATATAACAAAGATAAGATAAGCTTTGAGATGGTGGATAAGCTGTGTGGTATTCTGTATGATTTCAGCTATATAATGAAAGGATATAAGGTTAAGGCATACAGAGCCTGTGCAACAAGCGCCATAAGGGAGGCTGTGAATTCAAAGAATGTACTTGACCGTGTAAAGGTAAGAACGGGGCTTGATATTGAACTTCTGTCTAATTCAGAGCAAAGGTTTATAAGTTACAAAGCATTTTCAATGCAGGATGAGATAATTGAGCAGGCTATGAATGAATGTACACTGCTTGCGGATATAGGTTCGGGAAGTGCACAGATTACGCTTTTTAATAACGGAAAGCTAATAACAACACAGAATATAAGGCTCGGAGTGTTAAGAGTAAGAGAGCTGCTTGCACGTCTTGCACAGAATGCAGACAAGTACAGATGTATACTTGAGGAGTATATTGATAATGACCTGGAGACATTTACAAAGATATTTCTTGAAGGATATAAAGTAACTAATATTGTAGGTACGGGAGAGAACCTTTCATATATCAAGCTTGCGGGAGAAGACAAAAAGTATGTAACAAAGAAGGAGTTTGCCGGTATATATGACCGGATAATCGGCAAGAGCGAGGATGAGATAGCACAGCAGCTGGATATACCGCAGACACATGCAAGCCTGGTTACACCGGGACTTATGCTTTTTGCAAGACTTTTTGCATTCACTGATGCAAAGAGGCTGTGGATGCCGGATGTAAAGCTTGGAGATGGTCTTGCGGTTGATTATGCACAGAAGAGCAGGCTGATTAAGCTTAAGCATAATTTTAATGATGATATTCTGTCGGCAACAAGACAGATTGCAGAGCGTTATCAGTGCAATGTTCCACATACCAGGTTTGTCGAGAAAGCAGCGCTTGGAATATTTGACGCAATGAAGAAGCTTCATGGCCTTGGTGAGCGCGAGAGGCTTATATTGCAGCTTGCAGCAATTATGCACGACAGCGGCAAGTTCGTAAGTCTTATGTATCCGTCAGAAGCCGGATATGATATAATTATGGCATCAGAGATTATAGGTATATCGCATGAAGAACGTGAGACAGTTGCCAAGATAATAAAATATAATACAAGGGATTTTGATTACAGGCAGATGAATCTGACACAGTCGAAGCTTACTGCAATGTTAAGACTTGCCAACGCACTTGACAGAAGCCACAAGCAGAAGATGAGTGACCTTAAGATATCACTTGAGGGAGACGAGCTTATAATTGCTACATCAACTTATGAGGATATAACTCTGGAATACGGATTGTTTAAGGAAAAGACAGAATTATTCGAGGAGATATATGGAGTAAGACCGGTATTAAGACAGCGCAAAAATACAAGATAA
- the pheA gene encoding prephenate dehydratase has protein sequence MLDLNEIRTEIDDVDRQLAALYEKRIALATKVAEYKIETGKKVFDETREKQKLDKVAELVSDEKNIHGVRELFSQLMSTSRKMQYKLIEEHGLTLREPYETMDAIDKKHCTVVYQGVPGAYSYIAMKRFFGEDVNNFNVETFGDAMEAVKDGSADYAVLPIDNSTTGMVNQVYDLLEEYDNYIIGEQFVKVEHSLLGLPAAAISDIKTVYSHPQGLMQCQKYLDSHREWNSISQLNTAVSAKMVVEQNDISKAAIASEEAARVYGLKVLESKINDSDRNTTRFVIVSNKRRFVKGAGKMTICFETNNKPGALYNLLSHIIYNELNMTKIESRPIEGREWEFRFFVDFMGNIDDTNVINALHGIQEEANKLKFLGNY, from the coding sequence ATGCTTGATTTGAATGAGATAAGAACAGAGATAGATGACGTAGACAGACAGCTTGCTGCATTATATGAGAAGCGGATTGCTCTTGCAACTAAGGTTGCAGAGTACAAGATAGAGACAGGCAAGAAAGTATTTGATGAAACAAGAGAGAAGCAGAAGCTTGATAAGGTTGCAGAGCTTGTATCCGATGAGAAGAATATACATGGCGTAAGAGAGCTGTTTTCACAGCTTATGTCTACAAGCAGAAAGATGCAGTACAAGCTTATAGAAGAACACGGACTTACATTAAGAGAACCATATGAGACTATGGATGCGATAGATAAGAAGCATTGCACTGTTGTATATCAGGGAGTTCCCGGAGCATACAGCTACATTGCCATGAAGCGTTTCTTTGGGGAAGATGTCAATAACTTTAATGTTGAGACATTTGGTGATGCAATGGAAGCTGTCAAGGATGGAAGTGCTGATTATGCAGTACTTCCTATCGATAATTCGACTACCGGAATGGTTAATCAGGTATATGACCTGCTTGAGGAATATGACAATTACATAATAGGAGAACAGTTTGTTAAGGTTGAGCATTCACTTCTGGGGCTGCCGGCTGCAGCAATAAGTGATATTAAGACGGTATATTCACACCCACAGGGGCTGATGCAGTGCCAGAAGTATCTTGATTCACACAGGGAATGGAATTCGATAAGCCAGCTTAATACGGCAGTGAGTGCGAAGATGGTTGTTGAGCAGAATGACATCTCCAAGGCAGCAATAGCCAGTGAAGAAGCAGCGAGAGTGTATGGTCTTAAAGTGCTTGAGTCAAAGATTAATGACAGTGACAGGAATACTACAAGATTTGTTATTGTATCCAATAAGAGAAGGTTTGTTAAGGGCGCAGGAAAGATGACAATATGCTTTGAGACGAATAACAAACCGGGTGCATTGTATAATCTGCTGAGCCATATCATATATAATGAACTGAACATGACCAAGATAGAGTCAAGACCTATTGAGGGAAGAGAATGGGAGTTCAGATTCTTTGTTGATTTTATGGGTAATATTGATGACACCAATGTTATAAATGCACTTCACGGAATACAGGAGGAAGCTAATAAGCTTAAGTTTCTGGGGAATTATTAA
- a CDS encoding DUF5050 domain-containing protein: MKERRAKIIVLSILAVILAAAGVYIYSYINRFVYNDPNLAGNTAGNINNGGLFCEYNGYIYFSNPYDDGALYRMNSDCTNARKLSDDRVAYINVDGNHIYYVRNNSGSDRVASILHGYLFGLYRCELDGSNPADLYEKQSGTAALCGNYIYYQHYNTKESPSFTLYRAKIDGSEDVKVSNTTYEPSSYYNGRLYFANIDENHNLCSLDVNTGSISTVLEANAYMADMEGQYIYYIDMNDNYALMRYNTANRIKEKLIDGRCVHYNVYGTKVFAMIEGDDVHGIYRMNVDGSQKELIAQGDFNNISCTSQYTFFQYFNDNVTLYRVPTIGKITTIEQINVR, from the coding sequence ATGAAAGAACGACGTGCCAAAATAATTGTTCTGTCAATTCTGGCTGTTATACTTGCTGCAGCCGGTGTATACATATATTCTTATATCAACAGGTTCGTATATAATGATCCGAATCTTGCCGGTAACACTGCCGGTAACATTAATAACGGCGGATTATTCTGTGAATATAACGGATATATATACTTTTCCAATCCTTACGATGACGGTGCTTTATACCGCATGAATTCCGATTGTACCAATGCCCGCAAGCTGAGTGACGACCGTGTGGCTTATATTAATGTTGACGGCAATCATATTTATTATGTCCGCAACAATTCAGGTTCTGACCGCGTTGCTTCAATTCTTCACGGATATCTCTTCGGTTTATATCGTTGTGAACTTGACGGTTCCAATCCGGCAGACCTGTATGAGAAGCAGTCAGGCACAGCTGCCCTATGTGGCAACTACATTTATTATCAGCATTATAATACAAAAGAAAGTCCTTCATTCACATTATACAGAGCCAAGATTGACGGAAGTGAGGATGTAAAGGTATCCAATACAACTTATGAACCTTCAAGTTATTACAACGGAAGATTATACTTTGCCAACATTGACGAGAACCACAATCTATGTTCTCTAGATGTCAACACAGGTTCAATATCAACCGTCCTCGAAGCCAATGCTTATATGGCCGATATGGAAGGCCAGTATATATATTATATTGATATGAACGACAACTACGCACTTATGCGCTACAACACAGCCAACCGCATAAAAGAAAAACTGATTGACGGCAGATGTGTACATTATAATGTATACGGCACAAAGGTATTTGCAATGATTGAGGGTGATGATGTCCACGGCATCTACAGGATGAATGTTGACGGTTCCCAGAAAGAACTTATCGCACAGGGTGATTTCAACAATATATCATGCACATCACAATATACATTTTTCCAGTATTTCAATGATAACGTAACTCTTTACCGTGTTCCGACTATCGGTAAGATTACAACTATAGAGCAGATTAATGTCCGGTAA
- a CDS encoding iron-containing alcohol dehydrogenase family protein translates to MLGYSVFLPSYSVGENCYKEIPYVTRKFGTRAVVIGGKTAMSKAKPELEAAIKDSDVEILDYIWYGGDSSYENVEMLKNNPLVTGADMLFGVGGGRACDTVKTLADMLDKPFFTFPTLASNCAACTAITVMYNPDGSFKEYYYMHGPSYHTFINTKIIADSPEKLLWAGIGDALSKECEVLYAGRDKFMYHTPLMGQCIAKICTTPLIEYGAKALEACRNNKPDFALEQVALDIIISTGIVSNFATHENQPDPADNYYYNSSLAHCVYYGASTLPQCERHLHGEIVAFGVLCLLTYDGQLEERDRIMKFNKSVGLPVTLDELEITHDDLTKIADKAASVVEWTYVPGTPSKEKFIQAMIDTDKAGKNM, encoded by the coding sequence ATGTTAGGTTACAGCGTATTTTTACCAAGCTACAGTGTCGGGGAGAATTGTTACAAAGAGATTCCTTACGTGACAAGAAAGTTTGGCACCAGAGCCGTTGTTATCGGTGGTAAGACTGCAATGTCCAAGGCTAAGCCTGAGCTTGAAGCAGCAATTAAGGATTCAGATGTTGAGATTCTTGATTATATATGGTATGGTGGTGACTCCAGTTATGAGAATGTTGAAATGCTTAAGAACAATCCGCTCGTTACAGGAGCCGATATGCTTTTTGGTGTAGGAGGCGGACGCGCATGTGATACAGTCAAGACACTTGCTGATATGCTTGACAAGCCGTTCTTTACATTTCCTACGCTTGCATCTAATTGTGCAGCATGCACGGCAATAACAGTTATGTATAATCCTGACGGTTCATTCAAGGAATATTACTACATGCACGGACCTTCATATCATACATTCATAAACACAAAGATAATTGCAGACTCACCTGAGAAGCTCCTGTGGGCAGGAATCGGTGATGCATTGTCCAAAGAATGTGAAGTGCTTTATGCAGGCCGTGACAAGTTCATGTACCACACCCCGCTTATGGGACAGTGCATTGCAAAGATCTGCACAACTCCGCTTATTGAATATGGTGCAAAGGCTCTTGAAGCATGCCGCAACAACAAACCGGACTTTGCTCTTGAGCAGGTAGCTCTTGATATAATAATATCGACAGGAATTGTTTCTAACTTTGCAACACATGAGAATCAGCCTGACCCGGCAGATAATTATTACTATAACAGCTCTCTCGCACACTGCGTATATTACGGAGCTTCAACACTGCCACAGTGTGAGCGGCACCTTCATGGTGAGATTGTGGCTTTTGGCGTTCTCTGTCTTCTTACATACGACGGCCAGCTTGAAGAACGTGACCGCATTATGAAGTTCAACAAGAGTGTCGGTCTCCCTGTAACACTTGACGAGCTTGAGATTACACATGACGACCTTACAAAGATTGCTGACAAGGCTGCAAGTGTAGTTGAATGGACATACGTTCCGGGAACACCTTCCAAAGAGAAGTTTATCCAGGCTATGATTGATACTGATAAAGCCGGAAAGAACATGTAA